In Limibacillus halophilus, a single window of DNA contains:
- the secE gene encoding preprotein translocase subunit SecE, which produces MAKTNVAQFFREVRQEASKVTWPTRRETTVSTIMVFVMVFLAAIFFFLVDQVLAFAVKLLLGIGG; this is translated from the coding sequence ATGGCCAAGACCAACGTCGCGCAGTTTTTTCGCGAAGTACGCCAGGAAGCCAGCAAGGTTACCTGGCCGACGCGGCGCGAGACCACTGTCAGCACAATCATGGTGTTTGTGATGGTGTTTCTGGCGGCGATTTTCTTCTTCTTGGTTGATCAGGTTCTGGCCTTTGCCGTGAAGCTGCTTCTTGGGATTGGAGGCTAA
- the rplJ gene encoding 50S ribosomal protein L10: protein MDRTEKEELVSTLNASFGEVSLVIVTQQTGLTVAQSQDLRRKMRAAGANFKVSKNRLTRLALKGTKFEGLDSLFSGPTGIAMSEDPIAAAKVAVEFAKDNDKLQIVGGAMDSQVLDVEGVMALAKLPSLDELRGKLIGLMQAPATKVAGVLQAPAGQMARLLNAYAQKGEAA from the coding sequence GTGGACCGTACGGAAAAAGAAGAGCTGGTGTCCACGCTGAACGCGTCCTTCGGCGAGGTCTCGCTGGTTATCGTGACCCAACAAACGGGGCTCACGGTGGCACAGTCGCAGGACCTGCGTCGCAAGATGCGTGCAGCCGGCGCCAACTTTAAGGTGAGTAAGAATCGGCTCACGCGTCTGGCTCTTAAAGGCACGAAGTTCGAGGGACTGGATTCGCTGTTCAGCGGGCCGACCGGCATTGCGATGTCGGAAGACCCCATTGCAGCGGCGAAGGTCGCCGTCGAGTTCGCCAAGGACAACGATAAACTACAGATCGTTGGTGGTGCTATGGATTCGCAGGTACTTGACGTCGAAGGCGTCATGGCCCTGGCCAAGCTGCCGTCCCTGGATGAACTGCGAGGCAAGCTGATTGGTCTTATGCAGGCCCCGGCGACAAAGGTCGCTGGCGTTCTGCAGGCTCCGGCTGGCCAGATGGCACGTCTCTTGAATGCCTATGCCCAAAAAGGCGAAGCCGCGTGA
- the rpoB gene encoding DNA-directed RNA polymerase subunit beta yields the protein MERSFTGRKRIRKSFGRIPEVTEMPNLIEVQKTSYDQFLLADVKPEKRPQSGLQAVFSSVFPIRDFAGRSELNFVRYELEEPKYDVEECQQRGMTYAAPLKVTLRLVVWDIDEDSGAKSIRDIKEQDVYMGDMPLMTGNGTFVVNGTERVIVSQMHRSPGVFFDHDRGKTHSSGKYLFAARVIPYRGSWLDFEFDAKDIVYVRVDRRRKLPATTFLMALDSIETEKRRADAAKKGEAVDLASLEGMSAEEILEAFYDGVTYKKVKGGWKTAFSPERLKGSKLVAPLVNAKDGEIVAEAGAKMTPRLLRKIEEAGLKEILVTEEELHGLYLAGDHINAKTGEVLAEAGDEITEESLETLSNASVKEITVLAIDHLNIGPYIRNTLAADKNRSREDALIDIYRVMRPGEPPTLETAEAMFQSLFFDSERYDLSAVGRVKMNARLGFTDVSDEVRVLRKADVLSILKILCELKDGRGEIDDIDHLGNRRVRSVGELMENQYRVGLLRMERAIKERMSSVEIDTVMPHDLINAKPAAAAVREFFGSSQLSQFMDQTNPLSEITHKRRLSALGPGGLTRERAGFEVRDVHPTHYGRICPIETPEGPNIGLINSLATYARVNKYGFIESPYRKIVDNKVTDEVIYLSAMDEGRYTIAQANATLDDKGRFVDDLVSSRQAGDYIVARPEDIDLIDVSPKQIVSVAAALIPFLENDDANRALMGSNMQRQAVPLLQAEAPLVGTGMEETVARDSGASIVARRAGVIDQVDATRIVIRVTEETSSGEQAVDIYNLLKFQRSNQNTSITQRPLVKVGEMVEKGDIIADGPSTQLGELALGRNVLVAFMPWMGYNFEDSILISERIVRDDVFTSIHIEEFEVMARDTKLGQEEITRDIPNVGEDALRNLDEAGIVYIGAEVNAGDILVGKVTPKGESPMTPEEKLLRAIFGEKASDVRDSSLKVPPGVTGTVVEVRVFSRRGVEKDERALAIERSEIERLAKDRDDEKTILERSFYGRLKDLLIGETGVSGPKGFKKGVKITEEVLSDFTPGQWRQIAVKGDKRQGDVEALNKQFEEAVGALQKRFENKVDKLQRGDELPPGVMKMVKVFVAVKRKLQPGDKMAGRHGNKGVISKIMPMEDMPHLEDGTPVDIVLNPLGVPSRMNVGQILETHLGWACAGLGRDIGRMLDDANRTGKFKVLRDKLKDVYGPEVYKKMITDLEDRHIGELANNLRGGVPIATPVFDGARSEDIMEMLVEAGHDTSGQVWLWDGRSGEKFHRPVTVGYIYMLKLHHLVDDKIHARSIGPYSLVTQQPLGGKAQFGGQRFGEMEVWALEAYGAAYTLQEMLTVKSDDVSGRTKVYESIVKGDDNFEAGIPESFNVLVKELRSLGLDVELKQSGF from the coding sequence ATGGAGAGGTCCTTTACCGGTCGTAAGCGCATTCGCAAGAGCTTCGGACGGATTCCCGAAGTCACCGAAATGCCGAACCTCATCGAGGTGCAGAAAACTTCCTATGACCAGTTTCTGCTCGCCGATGTAAAACCGGAGAAGCGCCCGCAGAGTGGGCTACAGGCGGTTTTCAGTTCGGTATTTCCGATCCGCGATTTCGCCGGACGTTCGGAGCTCAATTTCGTTCGCTATGAACTGGAAGAGCCGAAGTACGACGTCGAGGAATGCCAGCAGCGCGGCATGACTTACGCAGCGCCCTTGAAGGTCACGCTGCGCCTCGTCGTCTGGGATATCGACGAGGACAGTGGTGCCAAGTCGATTCGCGATATCAAGGAGCAGGACGTTTACATGGGCGATATGCCGCTCATGACCGGCAACGGCACTTTCGTGGTGAACGGCACCGAGCGTGTGATCGTCTCGCAAATGCATCGTAGCCCGGGCGTGTTTTTTGACCATGATCGCGGCAAGACCCATTCGTCGGGCAAATATCTCTTCGCTGCGCGCGTGATCCCTTACCGTGGTTCCTGGCTGGACTTTGAGTTCGACGCCAAGGACATCGTTTATGTGCGTGTGGACCGTCGCAGGAAACTGCCGGCAACGACATTCCTGATGGCGCTCGACAGCATTGAGACGGAGAAACGGCGCGCCGATGCTGCCAAGAAGGGCGAAGCGGTTGATTTGGCGTCCCTTGAAGGGATGTCGGCGGAAGAGATCCTGGAGGCTTTCTACGACGGCGTGACCTATAAGAAGGTCAAGGGCGGTTGGAAAACCGCCTTTTCGCCAGAGCGTTTGAAGGGCTCCAAGCTGGTCGCGCCGCTGGTCAACGCCAAGGACGGCGAGATCGTTGCCGAGGCCGGTGCCAAGATGACCCCGCGCCTGCTGCGCAAGATCGAGGAAGCGGGTCTCAAGGAGATCCTTGTAACCGAGGAGGAACTGCACGGTCTTTATCTCGCCGGTGACCATATCAACGCAAAGACCGGCGAGGTCTTGGCTGAGGCGGGCGATGAGATTACGGAAGAGTCTCTGGAGACCTTGTCCAATGCTTCCGTGAAGGAAATCACGGTACTGGCGATCGATCACCTCAATATCGGCCCTTACATCCGCAACACGCTGGCAGCGGACAAGAACCGCAGCCGCGAGGATGCGCTGATCGATATCTACCGGGTGATGCGTCCGGGCGAGCCGCCGACGCTGGAGACGGCCGAGGCAATGTTCCAGAGCCTGTTCTTCGACTCGGAACGCTACGATCTTTCCGCCGTCGGTCGCGTGAAGATGAATGCCCGTTTGGGATTCACGGACGTTTCCGACGAAGTGCGTGTGCTCCGGAAGGCCGATGTGTTGTCTATCCTCAAGATTCTCTGTGAATTGAAGGACGGCCGCGGCGAGATCGACGATATCGATCATCTGGGCAATCGGCGCGTGCGTTCGGTCGGTGAGCTGATGGAGAATCAGTACCGAGTCGGCTTGTTGCGCATGGAGCGCGCGATCAAGGAGCGTATGAGCTCGGTCGAGATTGACACGGTGATGCCGCATGACCTGATCAATGCCAAGCCAGCCGCCGCCGCCGTGCGCGAGTTCTTCGGTTCTTCGCAGCTTTCCCAGTTCATGGATCAGACCAACCCGTTGTCCGAGATCACGCACAAGCGTCGTCTTTCGGCCTTGGGCCCGGGCGGTCTGACGCGTGAACGCGCCGGCTTCGAAGTTCGCGACGTGCATCCGACCCACTATGGACGCATTTGTCCCATCGAGACGCCTGAAGGCCCAAACATTGGCCTGATCAACTCGCTGGCGACCTATGCGCGGGTCAACAAGTACGGCTTCATCGAGAGCCCCTACCGGAAAATCGTCGATAACAAAGTGACGGACGAGGTCATCTATCTTTCGGCGATGGACGAAGGGCGCTATACGATCGCTCAGGCCAATGCGACGTTGGATGACAAGGGCCGCTTCGTTGACGATCTGGTGTCTAGTCGTCAGGCGGGCGACTACATCGTTGCCCGTCCCGAGGACATCGACCTCATCGACGTGTCGCCCAAGCAGATCGTTTCGGTTGCCGCGGCGCTCATTCCCTTCCTGGAGAATGACGACGCTAACCGCGCGCTGATGGGCTCCAACATGCAACGCCAGGCGGTACCGCTGTTGCAGGCGGAAGCGCCGTTGGTGGGAACAGGCATGGAAGAAACGGTTGCACGCGACTCAGGTGCGTCGATCGTAGCGCGCCGCGCCGGTGTAATCGATCAGGTCGATGCGACCCGTATCGTTATCCGTGTCACCGAGGAAACCTCGAGCGGAGAGCAGGCCGTCGACATCTACAACCTGTTGAAGTTTCAGCGGTCGAACCAGAACACTTCGATCACCCAGCGTCCGCTGGTCAAGGTCGGAGAAATGGTGGAGAAGGGCGATATCATCGCCGACGGCCCCTCGACCCAGCTGGGCGAGCTGGCGTTGGGCCGCAACGTGCTCGTCGCCTTCATGCCGTGGATGGGCTACAACTTTGAGGATTCGATCCTCATCTCCGAGCGCATCGTCCGAGACGACGTCTTCACCTCGATTCACATCGAAGAGTTCGAGGTCATGGCCCGCGATACCAAGTTGGGCCAGGAAGAGATCACCCGCGACATTCCCAACGTCGGTGAGGATGCTCTGCGCAACCTCGACGAAGCCGGTATCGTTTATATTGGTGCCGAGGTGAATGCAGGTGACATCCTGGTCGGCAAGGTCACGCCGAAGGGCGAATCGCCGATGACACCCGAGGAAAAACTGCTTCGGGCGATCTTCGGCGAAAAGGCCTCCGATGTTCGCGATAGCTCCTTGAAAGTGCCGCCCGGCGTGACCGGAACGGTGGTTGAGGTTCGCGTCTTCTCGCGCCGCGGCGTCGAGAAGGACGAGCGTGCCCTGGCTATCGAGCGGTCTGAAATCGAGCGGCTTGCCAAGGACCGTGATGACGAGAAGACCATTCTGGAGCGCAGCTTCTATGGCCGCCTCAAGGATCTTCTGATCGGCGAGACGGGCGTTTCCGGTCCCAAAGGCTTCAAGAAGGGCGTTAAGATCACCGAGGAAGTCCTCTCTGATTTCACGCCGGGTCAGTGGCGCCAGATCGCCGTCAAGGGCGACAAGCGCCAGGGTGACGTCGAGGCGCTCAACAAGCAGTTCGAGGAAGCCGTCGGGGCGCTGCAGAAGCGTTTCGAGAACAAGGTGGACAAGTTGCAGCGCGGCGACGAGTTGCCGCCGGGCGTGATGAAGATGGTCAAGGTTTTCGTGGCCGTGAAGCGCAAGCTTCAGCCGGGCGACAAGATGGCCGGACGCCACGGCAACAAGGGTGTCATTTCCAAGATCATGCCGATGGAGGACATGCCTCACCTGGAAGATGGTACTCCGGTGGATATCGTGCTCAATCCGTTGGGTGTGCCCAGCCGCATGAACGTCGGGCAGATTCTTGAAACGCACCTTGGATGGGCTTGTGCAGGGCTGGGGCGTGATATCGGGCGCATGCTCGATGACGCGAACCGAACCGGCAAGTTCAAGGTGCTGCGCGACAAGCTCAAGGACGTCTACGGTCCGGAAGTCTACAAGAAGATGATCACCGACCTTGAAGATCGCCATATCGGCGAGCTTGCGAACAACCTGCGTGGTGGTGTTCCCATTGCCACGCCGGTGTTTGACGGTGCACGAAGCGAAGACATCATGGAGATGTTGGTAGAGGCCGGTCACGACACGTCGGGTCAGGTCTGGTTGTGGGATGGTCGCTCGGGCGAGAAATTCCACCGCCCGGTAACAGTCGGCTACATCTACATGCTGAAACTGCATCACCTCGTCGACGACAAGATCCACGCCCGTTCCATCGGTCCGTACAGCCTTGTGACTCAGCAACCGCTGGGCGGTAAGGCGCAGTTCGGTGGACAGCGCTTCGGTGAGATGGAGGTCTGGGCGCTGGAAGCTTACGGCGCAGCCTACACCTTGCAGGAAATGCTCACGGTCAAGTCGGACGACGTATCGGGTCGTACCAAGGTCTACGAGTCGATCGTCAAGGGCGATGATAACTTCGAGGCAGGTATACCGGAATCCTTCAACGTTCTCGTGAAGGAACTGCGTTCGCTGGGCCTCGACGTTGAGTTGAAGCAGAGCGGCTTCTAA
- the nusG gene encoding transcription termination/antitermination protein NusG, with protein MAIRWYVVHVYSGFEKKVAESIKDQARQKGMEELFEEVLVPTEEVIEIRRGQKVTSERKFFPGYVLAKMELTDQSWHLVKDTPKVTGFLGSKGKPSPISEKEAQQILHQVQEGVERPKPSITFEIGEQVRVADGPFTSFNGTVDDVDEERSRLKVAVSIFGRSTPVELEYSQVEKV; from the coding sequence ATGGCCATCCGTTGGTATGTGGTCCACGTCTATTCGGGCTTTGAAAAGAAGGTCGCCGAGTCCATTAAGGATCAGGCGCGGCAGAAGGGCATGGAGGAACTTTTCGAAGAGGTCCTGGTGCCGACCGAGGAAGTGATCGAAATTCGCCGGGGTCAGAAGGTGACGTCGGAGCGCAAGTTCTTTCCAGGTTATGTTCTGGCCAAGATGGAACTGACTGATCAGAGCTGGCATTTGGTCAAGGATACGCCGAAGGTTACCGGTTTCCTGGGCAGCAAAGGCAAACCTTCCCCGATCTCGGAGAAGGAAGCGCAACAGATCCTGCATCAGGTTCAAGAAGGCGTTGAGCGGCCCAAGCCCTCGATCACCTTCGAGATCGGTGAGCAGGTTCGCGTTGCGGACGGTCCCTTCACATCGTTCAACGGAACGGTTGACGATGTCGATGAAGAGCGTTCGCGGCTCAAGGTGGCGGTTTCCATTTTTGGACGTTCGACGCCGGTGGAATTGGAATACTCCCAGGTCGAAAAGGTCTGA
- the rplL gene encoding 50S ribosomal protein L7/L12 → MADLDKLVAELSKLTVLEAADLAKRLEEEWGVSAAAPVAVAAAAGGGDAPAAAEKDEFDVVLAAVGDKKINVIKEVRAITGLGLKEAKDLVEAAPKAVKEAVSKDEAEKVKKQLEEAGATVELK, encoded by the coding sequence ATGGCTGATCTCGATAAGCTCGTTGCAGAGCTGTCCAAGCTGACCGTCCTGGAGGCTGCCGATTTGGCGAAGCGCCTCGAAGAGGAGTGGGGCGTTTCCGCCGCTGCTCCGGTTGCCGTTGCTGCCGCCGCTGGTGGTGGTGATGCTCCGGCTGCCGCTGAGAAGGACGAATTCGATGTTGTTCTGGCCGCCGTTGGCGACAAAAAGATCAACGTCATTAAGGAAGTCCGTGCGATCACCGGTCTTGGCCTGAAGGAAGCCAAGGATCTGGTCGAAGCCGCACCGAAGGCCGTCAAGGAAGCTGTTTCCAAGGACGAGGCCGAGAAGGTAAAGAAGCAACTCGAGGAGGCTGGTGCCACCGTTGAGTTGAAGTAA
- the rplA gene encoding 50S ribosomal protein L1 has protein sequence MAHKGKRYQKVIDGIDRRATYEVVEAIKMIKGRASAKFDETVEIAMNLGVDPRHADQNVRGAVSLPHGTGKALRVAVFAKGDKAEEAKKAGADIVGAEDLAEQVQAGQMDFDRVIATPDMMPLVGRLGKVLGPRGLMPNPKLGTVTADVTQAVADAKGGQVQFRVEKAGIVHAGVGKASFSEEALVENVKAFVAAINRAKPSGAKGSYIKRVALSSTMGAGVKVEVASLVN, from the coding sequence ATGGCGCACAAAGGTAAGCGTTATCAAAAGGTTATTGACGGCATTGACCGTCGGGCAACCTATGAAGTGGTCGAAGCGATCAAGATGATCAAGGGCCGGGCGAGCGCCAAGTTCGATGAGACGGTCGAGATCGCCATGAATCTGGGTGTTGACCCTCGCCACGCGGATCAGAACGTACGCGGTGCGGTTTCCTTACCGCATGGCACGGGTAAGGCGCTTCGCGTTGCCGTCTTTGCTAAGGGCGACAAGGCGGAAGAGGCGAAGAAAGCCGGCGCCGATATCGTCGGTGCGGAGGATCTCGCAGAGCAGGTGCAAGCCGGCCAGATGGACTTCGATCGCGTCATTGCCACACCGGACATGATGCCGTTGGTGGGCCGTCTCGGTAAGGTGCTGGGTCCGCGCGGTTTGATGCCGAACCCCAAACTGGGCACGGTAACGGCAGATGTGACCCAAGCGGTCGCCGACGCCAAGGGCGGTCAGGTTCAGTTCCGTGTCGAGAAGGCGGGCATCGTCCATGCCGGTGTCGGCAAGGCCAGCTTCAGCGAAGAAGCCCTGGTAGAGAACGTTAAGGCTTTCGTCGCGGCGATCAACCGCGCCAAGCCCAGCGGCGCGAAGGGGAGCTACATCAAGCGGGTAGCCCTTTCCTCGACGATGGGTGCCGGAGTGAAAGTTGAGGTTGCCAGCCTGGTCAACTGA
- the rplK gene encoding 50S ribosomal protein L11 has protein sequence MAKKIAGYIKLEIPSGQANPSPPVGPALGQRGLNIMEFCKAFNAATQGMEPGTPTPVVITAYSDRSFSFELKTAPASYYLRKAAKVAKGSPTTGKGFIGKVTRAQLAEIAEAKMADLNANDIDAAISIIAGSARSMGLEVVED, from the coding sequence ATGGCAAAAAAGATTGCGGGCTATATCAAGCTCGAGATTCCGTCGGGGCAGGCCAATCCCTCCCCGCCGGTCGGACCGGCGCTAGGTCAGCGCGGTCTGAACATCATGGAATTCTGCAAGGCCTTCAATGCGGCCACGCAGGGAATGGAGCCGGGTACGCCGACGCCTGTGGTCATCACGGCATACAGCGACCGGTCGTTCTCTTTCGAACTGAAGACTGCTCCTGCGTCTTACTATCTGCGCAAGGCGGCCAAGGTTGCGAAGGGTTCCCCCACCACGGGCAAGGGTTTCATCGGTAAGGTGACCCGCGCTCAGTTGGCAGAGATCGCCGAGGCCAAGATGGCCGATCTCAACGCCAACGACATCGATGCGGCGATCAGCATTATTGCCGGTTCGGCCCGTTCCATGGGCCTCGAAGTGGTGGAGGACTGA